The Geotoga petraea DNA window TTTAGATTCAATGTTTTCTATTGTTTGGGCCATTTTAAGAACCAAAGAATCTGGGTATCTTATAGCAAGTTCTTTTGCATGTCTTGCTACGGATTTTGCAGAAGCTATTGACTCAAGACAGCCTCTATTTCCACAACCACATAAAGGGCCATTTGGAATAACTACAATATGACCTAATTCTGCACCAATTCCGTCATTTCCTGTCATAAAAACCCCATGAGTAACTACGCCTGATCCAACCCCAGTTCCTAATGTTATAGCAACAAAGTTTTTCATCCCCTTTGCCTTGCCAAAATACCATTCGCCTAAGGTAAATGAATTTGCGTCATTTTCAACAAACACATCTTTGTTTGTTAGTTTATTTAGTTTTTTGGATAGTTTAAAATCATGCCATTCGGGAAAATTTGGAGAGAATCTTACTATACCCTTTTTTCTATCTATAGAACCTGGTGATCCTATTCCAATTGCATCTATATCAAGATCAGGAGAAAGACTTTTTACTACTTCATAAATATTTTCAACAATTTTATCAGGCCCTTTGTATACTTCTGTAGGCCTGCTTGTTTTCTTTAAAAGGCCTTTATCTTCATCAACAAGACCAGCCTTTATTTCTGTTCCTCCTAAATCTATTCCTATTAATTTCATCTTTATCACCATCCATTATCTTGTTTTTTTAAAATCTTTTATGAAAGCTATAATTATGGAAATGAAAGAAGAAAAAAAGTACAAAACTGTTTGTACAAAATATTGAAAAATATATTCTGATTGCGGATCACTCATTTTAGTAAAAAAATAGGTTGTGAAAACAAAACCTATTATTGAAGGAATATACTTATATAACGGAGAAATATCTTCGATTTTTGAAATTTTAACAGTTGCAATGACCAAAAAAGAAACCACTAATATGTTTAAAGCTAAAACTGCAATTATCATTTTTTCACCTCAATTGTTATAATTATCATATACATTATAATATATTTTTATTAATTATTAAAAACTTTTTTAAAAAGGAGGTATTAACGTTGAATATCGGATTAATTATGTCAGCTGGGAGAGGAGATCGTTCGGGTTTAAAATACCCTAAACAATTTTATAGGATAAAACATAAATCTATATTAAAAATATCTGTAGAAAAACTTTTTTACAACAAAAATATAGATGAAGTTATCATAGTCACCAATGACGAATTTTACAAAAAAACAGAAGAAGAGATAAGAAATATGGGAAATATAAAATTAGTAACAGGCGGAAAAACTAGACAAGAAAGTGTATTCAACGGTTTAAAATACATTAAAGAAAATTATAATAATGTAAAATTTGTTTTCATTCACGATTCAGCAAGACCTTTTATCAGTGAAAAACTTTTGAATAATGTATATCGAGGAGTTAAAGAAAATGATTCTGCCATTCCTGTTATAGATGCTACTGAAACTTTATCTTTTGTGGAAAAAGGGATAATTAAAAAAATGATCGATAGGAATAAAATCAAGATTCACCAAACGCCACAAGCCTTTAATTTTGAAAAAATTTTTTCGGCTTATGATGAATTAGATGGAAATTTACACAATTTCACTGATGATGCTTCAATATATTTGAATAAATATAATTCCGTTTATACTGTTAAAGGTGACAAAATGAATGTAAAATTAACTACTCCAGAAGACTTTGCTATTGGTGAGGTAATAGTAGACAAGAGAATTTAAAAAGAGGCGATATATAAATTAAAACCCGCATAAATGCGGGTTTTGTATTAAAAAGCAACTCCTATATTGACGTCTAATTTTAAACCTGTTATTGTTTCTGGTAATTGAGCTGTTGGTTCAGCAACCCAGTTAAAATGATATTCTAAACCACCGTTTACTATAAATCTGTTGTTTATCAAATAATAGTATGATATTCCTGGTTTTAAAGAAAATATGACATGTTGAGAATCCGGGTCAACATTATTTGTGGTTTCTTCAACGTCTAAAGCAATTAAGTTGTCCCTACCCATACCAACAAGAGCTTTTATCATTATCCCTTCGAATATGTTTTCAAAACTATAAAATACCCCAATTCTATAAAAAGCGTGTTTTACATGAGTAGAGCTGAATTCATCATCGTATACTTCAAATTCGTGCATCCAACCGCCGTTATCCATACTATTTGAAAAGGTCAACAAATCAATTTTAACATGCTTGTTTAGTAACAAGGCTAATGGATCTACCGCTATAGCTGTAGTTCTTCTTTCGAGCCCTCTTCTTTTTAAATCATCTATAAGTTCTTGAGGAATGAGTTGTGGTTCTACTTTTGGCTTTTGTTGAACAACTTCAGATTTTTCTTCTGGTTCAGAGGGATTCAAAAGAGCATTTATTTCTTCTACAGTTAAATCTTTTTCTGATATTTGAAAAATATCGTCTCTATCTATTTGATAACGAAACCCGTCAATAATTGCAACTATGTTTTCCTCATTTTCTTCTTCTATCTCCCCAATAAAATACATCCCATCTTCGAGTATTATCGTTGCTGAAAAACTGACCATTGTTAATAGAAGTACTATAAAAATTACTAAAAATGTTTTTTTCATAAAATACCCCCTTTTTTAACACATTATATCATAATATTTACTTTTTATTTATAATTTTATCAGTCAAATGTTTTTTATTATCTTTTGAAATATATCTATGCCAATATTTATCACTTTTGAAGAAGGTAAGAATTGTGGATTGTGTAAACCAAATTGTTGCCCTTCGTTTGTTCCAAGCCAAAACATAAAAGAAGGATATTTTTGGGTAAAAAATCCAAAATCTTCTCCTGTAAATTTGAATCCTACATCAGTTATTTTATATTCGTCTTTCAAAATTTCTTCTACCTTGTCATATAATTCCGCATCAACAATGACTTCTTTATAAAATGAGCCCATATCAAATGTTGTTTCAACACCTGTTATATTTTCTATCCCATTTAGAATATTTTTCATATTTTCTCTATACTTTTCACAAGATTTTGAATCTGTACTTCTTAAAGTTCCTTCAATTTTAGCCGTAGGAGCAATTATGTTTCTAACATTACCTGCTTGCATTTTACCAACACCAACAACCAAAGGAATTTCTGGATTTTTTGGCATTTTTTCTATTTGGTCTAAAAACATTCTTGCTGCGTCTAAAGCGTTTTTGCCTTTATCTGGTCTGGCACAATGAGCTGCAACTCCCTTGAAATCAACATCAAATTCCATGGCAGAAGCAAACAATGTTCCTTTTGTGGATGAAATAGTACCAAGGTCGTATTCATCAGTAACATGCAACGCAAAAGCGTTTTTTATTTTATATTTATCAAGAAAACCTGTTTTTAATATTTTTTCTGCACCACCACCATGCTCTTCAGCAGGCTGAAAAACAAATATTAGATTCTTTTTAATGTCATTCTTCATAACTTCTAAAATAGTTCCATAAAGAATAGATGAATGCACATCATGTCCACATGCATGCATGTTGTTGTTTTTAGAAGAGAAATCTACACCTGTTTTTTCTTTTATTGGAAGAGCGTCTATATCTGCTCTAAAAAGAGTGTATTCTTCTCCTAAATTTTGTGTATACACGCATATCAAACCAGTTTCAAGAAGACGAAATAGTTCTAAGTTGGAGTTGTATTTTTCTTTTGCCTTTCTTATGTTATCTACTATAAATTGTGTTGTTTTATATTCGTTAAAAGCGACTTCTGGAATTTTATGCAATTCTTCCCTAAATTCTTTTGGAGATAATATCATAATATACACCTCAATCTTTCTACAATTTTGTCTATCTCAGAATAAGTTATATTCAAAGCTGGAAGAAGTCTAATTACTTTATTCTGCAAAACATTTATTAATAGACCATTTTTTATTCCTTTTTCAATTAAGCCTTCATCACTCTCTTTTAACTCTATCCCTACCATTAAACCTTTGCCCCTTATTTCTTTAATTTTATCAGATTTAATTGTTTCTAATTTTTTAATTAAATAAGTCCCTTTTTCATTTATTTCTCCATTTATTTTTTGAAGTTCTTCTAAAACAATTTTTGAAGCTGCGATGGCCAAAGGATTCGGGGCAAAAGTAGAACCGTGATCTCCTTTTTCAAGATGTTTTGCTATCTTATCTTTCATAACAACTGCACCAAGGGGTATCCCCCCACCAAGTGCTTTAGCAAGGGTAATTATATCTGGTTCTACATCAAATTCCTCGAAAGCATACTTGTATCCTGTTCTGTACAGTCCGGATTGTATTTCATCTGCAATTAAAATAGAATTATTTTTTAATGAATATTCACGTATTAAATCAATAAAATCTCTATCTATTAGTTTTATTCCTCCTGAACCTTGGATCACTTCAAAAACAATAGCCTTTATATCTTTAATTTTAGAAAATATATTTTTCAATTCTTCTAAATTGTTGAACTCACATTTTATTGTGTTTGGCAATAAAGGTTTAAATGGCTTAGTTAAATTTTCAAATCCATTCACAGACAATGCCCCCAGTGTTCTTCCATGAAAAGAGTTTGAAAAATAAAGAATTTTTGAATCACCAATTATCTTTTTAACAGTTTTTAGCGCAAATTCCATTGACTCTGTACCCGAATTTGTAAAAAACACCTTTTCATCTTTATCAGTGAGAAGTTCAGCAACCTCCTCTGTGTTTTCATCGAGGAAAAAATTAGACAAATGAGAATGTTTTTTTAGTTTTTTTATTATAGCCTCATTAACTTTTTTGTTTGTGTGTCCAAGCGCCATTACACCTATTCCGGAGAATGTGTCTATATATTTATTTCCATTAATATCATATATATATATTCCTTCAGCACTTTTTACATTTATTTTATATGGAGTGTACATTTCTAAATATCTCATAATTCAAATTCCTCAGTTAATTCTTTTACTGCTTTTTCTTTATATTTTTCTTCTATCAAGCAAGAAATTTTTATTTCCGAAGTAGTAACCAACTTTATTGGAATGGAATTCAGTCTACTAAAGAACCTATATGCCACTCCTTTTTCTTTTTTCATTCCCAATCCAACTATAGATAATTTAGTGAGTTTATCTTTATATTCCACTGTTATTCTATCATGTTCTGATGTGTATTTATCTAAATAATTTTTTACTTCTTCTATGCTTTCATCTACTACAGAAAACGACATATCAATACTTTTTTCATGGTATATGATACTTATCATATCTATGTTTATATTGTATTTTGATGCCGATTCGAAAATATCGTTTACAAATTTATAGTTATTTGGTAAATTCAAAACATTTACTTGTATTTGGTTATCGTCAAGGCTCAATCCTGTTACCACAGGAGCTTCAAAACCTACATCCATTATTACACTTCCTTTTTCATCGCTAAATGATGCTCCACAATATATCTTAGTTTTGTATTTTTTTGCCAATTCAACTGCTCTTGAATGCAACACTTTAGCTCCTAATTTTGACATTTCCAACATTTCATCATATGAAATAACAGATATCTTTTTTGCTTTAGGGTATTCTTTTGGATCAACTGTGTATATACCTGGGAAATCAGAGTATATCTCACAATCTGTGTTAAATATAGAGGCTACAGCTACTGCTGAAGTATCTGAACCGCCTCTGCCCAAAGTGGTGTAATCTCCATCATCTGTAACCCCCTGAAAACCTGTCAAAACAAGAATATCGTTATCCTTTAAATGCTTTTCTATTTTATTTTTATCAAAATCTTGTATTATAGCCTTTGTATATGATTCATTTGTGGTAATCCCAGCATGATGAGCGTTTATAGATTTTGCTTTTAAACCTAAGTCAGATAATGCTATGGACATTAATGATGCTGTTATTTGCTCTCCAGTAGTTAACAACATGTCCATTTCTCTGGGGTTTTTAGAATCTGAAATTTCTTTAGCTAAATTTGTTAACTCATCAGTTGTTTTTCCCATGGCAGAAACAACAATTATCATTTTTTCGTATTCTTCGAACCTTTTTGATATTTTTTTTGCTATAGCTTTAATTTTATCAGCAGATGAAAGTGAGCTTCCACCATATTTTTGAACTAATATATTCAAATTAACACTCCCTATAACTGCCTCAAACTTAAAATCATTTGAGTTTTTGCCTTTGTTTTCATGTCTATTTTTTTTATTTCTTTTGCAGGGACTCCTGCAACCAAGGTATTTTTTGGAACATCGTTTACAACAACAGATCCCGCTGCCACAACAGAACCTTTACCTATTTTCACACCTTCTAAAACTACTGCATTGGCACCAATCAAAACATCATCTTCAACCACTACTGGATCAGCGCTGGGAGGTTCTATAACTCCTGCCAAAACAGTTCCGGCTCCTATATGGCAATTTTCCCCTACAGTGGCCCTACCTCCCAAAACAACGTTCATATCGATCATAGTGTTTTTACCAATTTGAGCACCAATATTCAAAACAGCTCCCATCATTATCACACAGCCATCACCAATTTCAACCATATCTCTTATGTGTACTCCAGGTTCTATTCTTGCGTTAAATTTAGAATAATCGGCCAATGGAATAGCAGAATTCAATCTATCCATTTCAACTCTATAGCTATCTAAATCATCTTTTAAAGATTCCTTTATTTCTGCCAAATCTTTATACTCGCAAAAAACAACTCCCGAAATTTCATCTCCATAGTATTCGTATGTAGATAATATTTTATCCAAATTTTTTCCTCTTATATAGAGTTTTATTGGCGTTTTCTTCTCTGAGTTTGATATAAAATCTATTATTTCTTTTGAGTTCATAATTATTCTCCTTTATCTCATTAAAATTTCTTTGAATGTATATAGTCCATTTTCTAAATTATTTATTCTTTTGGCACTTAATAACACACCTTTTGTAAAAGCTTCTCTTGAATATGCTCTGTGTGTTAGTTTTATTATTTCCCCAGTGGTTGCAAATTCAATTTCATGTTCACCAAATTCCGAACCAAGTCTTTTAGAATGGATTTCTTCAACCTCTTTATCTATAATGTTTTTTAACAAAATAGCTGTTCCAGATGGTTTGTCTTTTTTGAACCTATGATGAGTTTCGGTAATCTCAATATCATAAGAATCGTCAATAAAGTCGTTCATCTTTTTCAAAAGTTCTGTCATAATGTTTATACCTATTGAAAAGTTAAAGCTCTGTATGACAGGTACTTTTTTTGATATTTCCCTTAGTTTTTCAAAATCATTTTCATCTAATCCCGTTGTCCCAATTATTAGAGGGACTTCTTTCTCTTCTATAATTCTTAGCGTTTCTAAAAAAGCACTTTTAATCGAAAAATCTATTATTATTTCAGGTTTTTCTATTTCTTCTTCCTTTTCAGAATCTTTCCAATAAACTAATTTATGCCCATTTTTATCAAACAGTTCCTTTATAGCTTTTCCCATTTTCCCAGAATAACCTATTAGACCGTATTTCATATCATTCCCAACTTTCTCATTTCTTGTAATATTAACTCTTCTTTTTCTTTTGATAATTTAAATAAAGGTTTTCTTAGATTGTTGTTTGACAATCCAATTTTTGACATCGCAAATTTTATTGGAATGGGGTTTACATCTATAAACATCAAATTCATCAAATTCAAATATTTATAAAAAATTTCTCTTGCTTTTTGATAATCGCTTTCAAATATATTAGTTGTTATCTGTTTCATAGCTTTTGGAGCCAAATTTGAAAATACTGATATAACTCCGTCTCCTCCTGAAAGAATTAGAGGAAAAGCTTGATCATCGTTACCAGATAAAACCTTCATTTTGGAAGAACAAAGATTTATTGTCTTCAAAACCTGGCTCATATCACCACTTGCTTCTTTAATTGCCACTATATTTTCTATTTTGGATAGTTCTTTTGCAGTTTCAGGCAATATGTTAACCCCTGTTCTTGAAGGGACATTGTAGAGTATTATTGGTAGACTTGTATTTTCTGCTATATAGTTATAATTTTTTACAAGTCCTGCTTGATTTGTTTTGTTGTAATAAGGGGTTACAATTAACAAACCATCTGCTCCATCTTCCTCAGCTATTTTGTTGAGCTTAAGTACTTTTTCGGTGTCATTTGAACCTGTCCCAACTATAACTGGTACTTGACCATTGGACATTTTGACAGCTATCTTAGTTAATTCTCTTCTCTCTTCAATTGAAATTGTTGGAGATTCTCCAGTAGTTCCTAAAACTATCAAAGCATCTATTTCATTCTGTATTTGAAATTCAAGCAAAGCTTCGTATTTTTTGTAATCTATTTCCCCATTGTCTTTAAAAGGGGTTATTAAAGCTGTTCCAACACCTCTAAACATATTAAAGACCTCCTATAATTGTTTTTGTATAATCCTCGTAAGTTTCGTCTCTTCTTATTTTTTTTATCTTTTTATCTTTGGTATATAGATATTCCGCGTGCCTGAGTTTCCCATTATAGTTAAACCCCATGGAATGTCCATGTGCACCTGTATCGTGTATTGCCAGTAAATTTCCTTCTGAAGTAAATGGAAGAACCCTACTTACAGCAAATTTATCGTTGTTTTCACAAAGTGACCCGACAACATCGTATTTCTCTTCTTCATTAGTTTCAAAGGATAGATTGGTTATATGGTGATAACTACCATACATCCCAGGCCTCATGAGATCTGCCATTGTAGCGTCAACCCCCAAAAAATTTTTAAAAGTTTTCTTTTTCTTTATCACCTTTGTTACTAAGTATCCTGAATCACCTGTTACATATCTTCCGGATTCTGTAAATATTTTTGGTTTTTTATCAGTATGTTTAAAAAATTTTTCGTAGTTTTCTTTTATGCTTAAGGAAATTTCTTCCAAGTCTATTTTTTCTTCTGGCTTGTAAGGAATTCCAATTCCACCACCTATATTTACAAAGTCAATTATT harbors:
- a CDS encoding 4-hydroxy-tetrahydrodipicolinate reductase yields the protein MKYGLIGYSGKMGKAIKELFDKNGHKLVYWKDSEKEEEIEKPEIIIDFSIKSAFLETLRIIEEKEVPLIIGTTGLDENDFEKLREISKKVPVIQSFNFSIGINIMTELLKKMNDFIDDSYDIEITETHHRFKKDKPSGTAILLKNIIDKEVEEIHSKRLGSEFGEHEIEFATTGEIIKLTHRAYSREAFTKGVLLSAKRINNLENGLYTFKEILMR
- a CDS encoding ROK family protein: MKLIGIDLGGTEIKAGLVDEDKGLLKKTSRPTEVYKGPDKIVENIYEVVKSLSPDLDIDAIGIGSPGSIDRKKGIVRFSPNFPEWHDFKLSKKLNKLTNKDVFVENDANSFTLGEWYFGKAKGMKNFVAITLGTGVGSGVVTHGVFMTGNDGIGAELGHIVVIPNGPLCGCGNRGCLESIASAKSVARHAKELAIRYPDSLVLKMAQTIENIESKHVFKAFEQGDYLAKTVVQDTIDAMARAFGAYIHIFNPEMIVVGGGMSKAGETLFKPLRERVKKYIMRSFIDTYRIEQSDLVENAGILGAASAAIFQTREEK
- a CDS encoding amidohydrolase gives rise to the protein MILSPKEFREELHKIPEVAFNEYKTTQFIVDNIRKAKEKYNSNLELFRLLETGLICVYTQNLGEEYTLFRADIDALPIKEKTGVDFSSKNNNMHACGHDVHSSILYGTILEVMKNDIKKNLIFVFQPAEEHGGGAEKILKTGFLDKYKIKNAFALHVTDEYDLGTISSTKGTLFASAMEFDVDFKGVAAHCARPDKGKNALDAARMFLDQIEKMPKNPEIPLVVGVGKMQAGNVRNIIAPTAKIEGTLRSTDSKSCEKYRENMKNILNGIENITGVETTFDMGSFYKEVIVDAELYDKVEEILKDEYKITDVGFKFTGEDFGFFTQKYPSFMFWLGTNEGQQFGLHNPQFLPSSKVINIGIDIFQKIIKNI
- the dapD gene encoding 2,3,4,5-tetrahydropyridine-2,6-dicarboxylate N-acetyltransferase translates to MNSKEIIDFISNSEKKTPIKLYIRGKNLDKILSTYEYYGDEISGVVFCEYKDLAEIKESLKDDLDSYRVEMDRLNSAIPLADYSKFNARIEPGVHIRDMVEIGDGCVIMMGAVLNIGAQIGKNTMIDMNVVLGGRATVGENCHIGAGTVLAGVIEPPSADPVVVEDDVLIGANAVVLEGVKIGKGSVVAAGSVVVNDVPKNTLVAGVPAKEIKKIDMKTKAKTQMILSLRQL
- a CDS encoding aspartate kinase yields the protein MNILVQKYGGSSLSSADKIKAIAKKISKRFEEYEKMIIVVSAMGKTTDELTNLAKEISDSKNPREMDMLLTTGEQITASLMSIALSDLGLKAKSINAHHAGITTNESYTKAIIQDFDKNKIEKHLKDNDILVLTGFQGVTDDGDYTTLGRGGSDTSAVAVASIFNTDCEIYSDFPGIYTVDPKEYPKAKKISVISYDEMLEMSKLGAKVLHSRAVELAKKYKTKIYCGASFSDEKGSVIMDVGFEAPVVTGLSLDDNQIQVNVLNLPNNYKFVNDIFESASKYNINIDMISIIYHEKSIDMSFSVVDESIEEVKNYLDKYTSEHDRITVEYKDKLTKLSIVGLGMKKEKGVAYRFFSRLNSIPIKLVTTSEIKISCLIEEKYKEKAVKELTEEFEL
- a CDS encoding aspartate aminotransferase family protein, yielding MRYLEMYTPYKINVKSAEGIYIYDINGNKYIDTFSGIGVMALGHTNKKVNEAIIKKLKKHSHLSNFFLDENTEEVAELLTDKDEKVFFTNSGTESMEFALKTVKKIIGDSKILYFSNSFHGRTLGALSVNGFENLTKPFKPLLPNTIKCEFNNLEELKNIFSKIKDIKAIVFEVIQGSGGIKLIDRDFIDLIREYSLKNNSILIADEIQSGLYRTGYKYAFEEFDVEPDIITLAKALGGGIPLGAVVMKDKIAKHLEKGDHGSTFAPNPLAIAASKIVLEELQKINGEINEKGTYLIKKLETIKSDKIKEIRGKGLMVGIELKESDEGLIEKGIKNGLLINVLQNKVIRLLPALNITYSEIDKIVERLRCIL
- the ispD gene encoding 2-C-methyl-D-erythritol 4-phosphate cytidylyltransferase; its protein translation is MNIGLIMSAGRGDRSGLKYPKQFYRIKHKSILKISVEKLFYNKNIDEVIIVTNDEFYKKTEEEIRNMGNIKLVTGGKTRQESVFNGLKYIKENYNNVKFVFIHDSARPFISEKLLNNVYRGVKENDSAIPVIDATETLSFVEKGIIKKMIDRNKIKIHQTPQAFNFEKIFSAYDELDGNLHNFTDDASIYLNKYNSVYTVKGDKMNVKLTTPEDFAIGEVIVDKRI
- the dapA gene encoding 4-hydroxy-tetrahydrodipicolinate synthase, which gives rise to MFRGVGTALITPFKDNGEIDYKKYEALLEFQIQNEIDALIVLGTTGESPTISIEERRELTKIAVKMSNGQVPVIVGTGSNDTEKVLKLNKIAEEDGADGLLIVTPYYNKTNQAGLVKNYNYIAENTSLPIILYNVPSRTGVNILPETAKELSKIENIVAIKEASGDMSQVLKTINLCSSKMKVLSGNDDQAFPLILSGGDGVISVFSNLAPKAMKQITTNIFESDYQKAREIFYKYLNLMNLMFIDVNPIPIKFAMSKIGLSNNNLRKPLFKLSKEKEELILQEMRKLGMI